A stretch of Arachis hypogaea cultivar Tifrunner chromosome 15, arahy.Tifrunner.gnm2.J5K5, whole genome shotgun sequence DNA encodes these proteins:
- the LOC112749665 gene encoding signal peptide peptidase-like 2 gives MAVEKFLPVAAFLAVILLLRHAPSVIAGDIVHDDDSTPKKPGCENQFVLVKVQTWVNDKEDDEFVGVGARFGTTIVSKEKNAKHTRLILSDPRDCCNPPKNKIAGDVIMVDRGNCTFTKKAKTAQTANASAILIINNQKELYKMVCEPDETDLNIHIPAVMLPRDAGARLKEMLTSASSVSVQLYSPRRPAVDVAEVFLWLLAVLTILCASYWSAWRVREAADEHNKLLKDASDEVPDTINTGVSRVVNMNMKAAILFVVLASCFLFMIYKLMSPWFIDILVVLFCIGGVEGLQTCLVALLSRWFKHAAKTYIKIPFFGAISYLTLAVSPFCITFAVLWAVYRTHSFGWIGQDILGIALIITVLQIVHVPNLKVGTVLLSCAFIYDLFWVFVSAKFFQQSVMIVVARADGSGEDGIPMLLKFPRIFDPWGGYSIIGFGDILLPGMLVAFSLRYDWLANKNIRNGYFLWAIFAYGFGLLVTYVALNLMDGHGQPALLYIVPFTLGTLLTLGRKRGDLQVLWTRGEPERPCPHIRLQHSGEVSPE, from the exons ATGGCTGTGGAGAAGTTTTTACCGGTTGCTGCTTTTTTAGCTGTAATACTGCTTCTCCGTCACGCTCCTTCTGTCATTGCTGGGGACATAGTTCACGATGACGATTCTACCCCCAAGAAGCCCGGTTGCGAGAACCAGTTCGTTCTG GTGAAAGTGCAGACATGGGTCAATGACAAAGAGGATGATGAATTTGTTGGTGTGGGGGCCAGATTTGGCACAACAATTGTGTCCAAGGAGAAGAATGCTAAGCACACTCGCCTTATTCTTTCAGATCCCCGAGATTGTTGCAATCCTCCAAAGAATAAG ATTGCGGGAGATGTCATCATGGTCGATCGAGGGAACTGCACCTTCACAAAGAAGGCAAAAACTGCACAAACTGCTAATGCTTCAGCTATCCTTATCATAAATAACCAAAAGG AGCTTTACAAGATGGTATGCGAACCAGATGAAACTGATTTGAACATACACATACCCGCTGTCATGCTCCCACGAGATGCAGGTGCAAGGCTCAAAGAAATGCTGACAAGTGCTTCATCTG TGTCTGTCCAGCTATATTCACCACGTCGACCAGCTGTTGATGTAGCAGAAGTATTTCTTTGGCTACTAGCAGTTCTTACCATATTGTGTGCATCATATTGGTCAGCATGGAGGGTCCGAGAAGCAGCTGATGAACACAACAAGCTATTAAAG GATGCTTCAGATGAAGTCCCAGACACTATAAACACAGGTGTTAGCAGAGTTGTAAACATGAATATGAAGGCTGCAATCCTTTTTGTTGTGCTAGCTTCATGTTTCCTGTTTATGATTTACAAATTGATGTCGCCATggttcattgatattttggttgttctcttctgtattgGTGGCGTTGAG GGCTTGCAAACTTGCTTGGTTGCTCTTTTGTCAAG GTGGTTCAAGCATGCTGCCAAGACATACATTAAAATACCTTTCTTTGGAGCTATCTCATACCTGACTTTGGCTGTTTCTCCATTTTGTATAACCTTTGCGGTTCTCTGGGCAGTTTATCGCACTCACTCGTTTGGGTGGATTGGTCAAGATATACTT GGAATTGCACTGATAATAACAGTTCTACAGATTGTACATGTACCTAATCTCAAG GTGGGTACGGTTCTTCTGAGTTGTGCCTTCATTTATGACCTCTTTTGGGTGTTTGTCTCGGCGAAGTTTTTCCAGCAAAGCGTGATGATTGTG GTAGCCCGAGCTGATGGAAGTGGTGAAGATGGTATCCCAATGTTACTGAAATTTCCCCGCATCTTTGATCCATGGGGTGGTTACAGCATTATAGGTTTTGGAGACATACTTTTACCAGGAATGCTGGTAGCATTCTCACTCAG ATATGATTGGCTGGCGAACAAGAACATAAGAAATGGGTACTTCTTGTGGGCAATATTTGCATATGGCTTTG GCCTTCTAGTTACATATGTGGCACTAAATTTGATGGATGGACATGGCCAGCCAGCACTACTATACATTGTTCCATTTACCCTTG GGACTTTGCTGACATTAGGGCGAAAGCGAGGAGATCTGCAGGTTTTATGGACAAGAGGAGAACCAGAAAGACCCTGTCCACATATCAGACTCCAGCATAGTGGAGAAGTAAGCCCTGAATGA
- the LOC112749666 gene encoding probable aquaporin PIP1-2, which yields MGVNRSPSKCSSVGIQGIAWSFGGMIFALVYCTAGISGGHINPAVTFGLFLARKLSLTRAVFYMVMQCLGAICGAGVVKGFEGNARFEMYKGGANMVNHGYSKGDGLGAEIVGTFVLVYTVFSATDAKRNARDSHVPILAPLPIGFAVFLVHLATIPITGTGINPARSLGAAIIFNRDHAWNDQWIFWVGPFVGAALAAVYHQIVIRAIPFKSRP from the exons ATGGGAGTGAACAGATCTCCCTCCAAGTGCTCCTCCGTTGGCATTCAGGGCATTGCTTGGTCTTTCGGCGGCATGATCTTCGCCCTTGTTTACTGCACTGCTGGAATCTCCGGCGGACACATAAACCCGGCGGTGACCTTCGGGTTGTTTCTGGCAAGGAAGCTTTCACTGACGAGGGCAGTGTTCTACATGGTGATGCAGTGTCTTGGAGCCATTTGCGGCGCTGGTGTGGTGAAGGGGTTCGAAGGGAATGCGAGGTTTGAGATGTATAAAGGTGGAGCTAATATGGTTAACCATGGATACAGCAAAGGTGATGGGCTTGGTGCTGAGATTGTTGGTACCTTTGTTCTTGTTTACACTGTGTTCTCTGCTACTGATGCTAAAAGAAACGCAAGAGACTCACATGTTCCCATTTTGGCACCTCTTCCGATTGGGTTTGCTGTCTTCTTGGTCCACTTGGCAACCATTCCTATCACTGGAACTGGGATTAACCCAGCTAGGAGCCTTGGTGCTGCCATCATCTTCAACAGAGACCATGCATGGAATGATCAA TGGATTTTCTGGGTTGGGCCTTTCGTTGGAGCTGCTCTTGCTGCCGTGTACCACCAGATAGTCATCCGAGCTATTCCTTTCAAGTCAAGGCCTTAA